GGTGATCGAGGGACCGCGTATTGCCCTCGCCTGCTCGCACCAGGATCAGGTCATCACGCCGCCAGCCGGCGCCCGAACGATCCTGTCTTCGGATTTCACGCCGCATGCCGGGCTACTCTATGCCGGCGACACCACGCTCTCGGTGCAGGCACACCCGGAATTCACCATCGGCTTCGCGCTGGCCTGCTGCGAGATGGTGCGCAGCAAGGGCGATGCGCCCGATGATGTCGTGACATTGGCGGAGGCGTCGCTTGCCGAACCGCTGGAGAGTGCCCGGCTCGGCGGCGTGATCACGCGCTTTCTCACCCGCTCAGCCTAGACACGCAGACAGGCTTCGGCGCTGCATTGGGACGCCCCGACACAAAAACTCGCAAAACAACCCCATGCAAAGTAGAAAAGGTCAGGAACGACGGTATCTAATTACTCCGCCATCTCCGCCGGCGTCGAGGGGCCGGCCAGCGGCCTCTCCTCCATCAGGAGGATGCAGAGCGCGGCGCAGGCCAGCAACGCGGTGGCCGCGCCGAATACGTAATGGAACGCGGTGACCATGTCGGCGGCCGGAATTGCGTTCGCAGGTCCCCGATGTTCGCCGAGCGAGATGCCGGCGCCGAGCGCCATCAGGAGGATCGCACTGAAGGCGGCGACCATGAACGACGACATCAGCGCGCGAAAGAAGTTCATCGCGCCGGTCACGGTACCGATCTGCGCACGCGCCACGGAATTTTGCAGCGAGACCACGCTGACCGGGAACGTGGTGCCGAGCCCGAGCGCAAACAGTGACAGCACGATCAGCAAGCCCCACAGCGGCAGCGTCGTCACGGTCAGCACCGCGCCGAAGATCGTCGCCGCCGAAGTGCCCGCGATCGCCACGCGCTTGTAATGCTTGGCGCGCGCCATGGTCCGTCCGGCGATCGCCGCGCCACAGGTCGAAACCGCCGCGAGCGGGATCAGGGCAAGCCCCGCTTCGCTCGCGGTCAAATGATAGACGACCTCGTAATACAGCGGCAGGTGCACGGTGAGCCCGGTGATGGCGCCGAGCGCACAGCCGCCGGCCGCCATCGCGTAAGGCACCACCGTTCCGCCCAGCAGCGGCAATGGCAGGAACGGTTCTTCGGCATTGCGCGCGTGCCAGACAAAGGCAAACGCCAGCGCAACGGCCCCGCCGATCATCCCCATGATCGCCGGCGACAGCCAGGCGTAGCGATTGCCGCCCCAGCTCAGCACCAGCATGACCACGACCGCAGAGGCCATCAGCAGCACGCCGCCGAGCCAGTCGACCTTGCGGCGGCGATGGAACACGGGGATCTTGCCCATCTTGGGCAGCAGCAGAAACAGCGCGCCGACGGCGAGCGGCACGTTGATCCAGAAAATCATCGACCAGTGCAGATGCTCGGCGAACACGCCGCCAAGCACGGGCCCGAGCAATCCCGCGGCCATCCAGACGCCGCTGAAATAGGCTTGGTACTTGCCGCGCTCGCGTGGGCTAACCACGTCCGAGATCACGGTCTGCACGACCGGCATGATGCCGCCTCCGCCGAGCCCCTGCAGGCCGCGCGCGATAATCAAGACAGTCATGTTCGGCGCCACCGCGCACAGGATCGAGCCGACCGTGAACAGGACCAGCGAAACGGTGATCATGACGCGGCGACCGTAGATGTCGCTGAGCGTGCCGAACACGGGTGCTACCGCGGTCGAGGCCAACAGATAGGCCGTGATGACCCAGGACAGGTTGCTGACGTCGTTGAACTGGCGGCCGATGGTCGGCAGCGCCGTCGCCACGATGGTCTGGTCGAGCGCGGCCAGGAACATCGTCAGCAACAGGCTCATCAGGATGGTGCGAACCTCGTCGGGGCTCAGCGGCGCAGGCGGCGCAATCGACGGCGCATCGCTGACATCGATGACCTCCGTCGTGATGTGCGAAAGCTCGCGGCCGATATCGTCGGGCAATGTCGTTTGGCCGGCAGGCTCGCGGCTCTGCCGTTGGTGCTTGTTCATCAGGACGTAATATTCTTCTACGCGGCCAGGCCGCCGAGATGGAATCGCGTTATCGGCAGCACCTTAAAGGGCAAATTCCCCTCGCGGCAGCACCCCCGGCGCATGGGAGCATCCCGCGAAGGCACCATCGCAATCCCGCGATCGTGCGGGACGATACGGTCCTCGACGGGAGCTGGCCCCGCTAGGAGTACATCAGCGATACCTCGCCGGTCGAACCGGGATGCACCAAACGAAGCCGTACGACGTACTGACGGCCTCTGAAGAGCTTGTGGCTGATCGCAGCGTTCCGCTCTTCGCCGCTATCGTCATCGCCGGAGACATAGCGCGGCGAACCGTCGATGACTTCGAACAGGACGAGCGTCGTGTCCGATGCTCCCCTGGTCTCGATCCGGTATTTTCTGGATGACGCCGGTTCGATGACGAAATTGACCTGCTTGCCGGCGGTGAGATCGAGGACGGCGGGCTTGTTCGCATGCAGCCGGTCCGGCGACTTCTTCAGCGGCGGGTACCATTTGCGGACCCATTTCTTGTCGGCCGCCGAAAGCGTGCCGGGCGGAGACAGGCCATCAGCTTCGTATCGCTTCGGCTCGGCGATGAGGCCCGGGTCGAAATCATATTCCATGATCGAGTCCGGATCCCACTTCGATCCCTGCACCTGCTCGGGGGAAAGTTTCTCCAGGATGTTGTGAAACGTCTCGGTGCGAGTCCACCCGTTGGGTGGCGCTTTGAGATTCTTGTAGACCGCCGCCTCGTGCCATTTGATTCCGGCAAATGGATTCTGATGTTCGTGCTCCATGCCGAGCACGTGCCCGATCTCATGGAGCGCCGTGCCGCTGTCGTCCTTTGTGAGGTCCCAACCATATACAGTCGTTGGACTGTTGAGTGGATCATTCAGCACGTCACGACCGACGGATGATTGAGAGTCGCCGTCCTTGACCGAATAGCCGATCCGAACCTCGGCCTCGCCGAGTTCGCTGACTTCCTTGAACTGAAGGCCAATTCCAACCGCTTTCCATTTGGCAAAAGCAGTGCGGATCGCCTTCGCCTGCTTCTTCGGTACCGCGAAGTGGCCCGACTTGAAGAAGCAGTAGTGCAGGACCGTTCCGTTGAGCCACTTCGATTGCGAGACCAGAATCGCACTGGCGCGAATCGGATTGGCCATCACGGCATCGCTGAGCGGCCGGAGCGTCCGCGGGGGTAGCGCGCACAGACGTTTGGCAGACCTCACTGCAGGGAGAGTCTTTCGCGATGCCTTCCCGTATTCTTTCTTGGCTGTCTTCTTGTAGGTTGTATTCCGTGCTTTCTTGGCGCGAGCACGCAGCATGTCGGCTCCTCCTCAAAATTCACTCTTGAAAATCAAATCATCAGAAATACAAGCCAAGGTAGCGTCCGGGCAAAACCAGATCAAGGCGGGTCCTGGTGCACCGCGGCGTCGCCAGCCGTTCAGGCCTTTGGCCGCTTCTTCAGCCGCGCGCGCTTCGGCAATAATGCCGGCCACTGCACGATGTGGTCTTCGAGGTCTTCGTCCGGAATCTCGTCCTCGGTACCGTATACTCTGTCGCGCACCGAAACCCCGGCTTCATGCACGGTGTTGGGATCGCCCGAAATCAGCGGGTGCCACCAGTAGAGATCGCGTCCCTCAGCCACCAGTTTGTAGCCGCAGCTCGGCGGCAGCCAGTTCAGGGTGCGGACGTTCTCTGGCGTCAGGCGCACGCAATCGGGAACCTTGTCGGAACGGTTCTGGTAGTCCTTGCAGGCGCATAGGCCGGAATCGAGCAGCTTGCAGGAAACATGGGTGAAGTAGATTTTGCCGGTATCCTCGTCCTCGAGCTTTTCCAGGCAGCAGCGCGCGCAGCCGTCGCACAGGCTTTCCCATTCGGCGTTGGACATTTCTTCCAACGTCTTGGTTTTCCAGAAGAATCCCTCCTGGCTGGAAGTGCGTTTGGGCGGCGCGGTCATGAAGTCGGATGGTTTCCGGCTCGAGTTCGGCTGCAGCCCTTCTAGGGGGTTCGGCAACCGGGGCGCAAGCGGGCTGACGACGGGCGCGAAAAGGCTGGGAACACGTTAGGGCTGACCACCAAAATGGTGAGCGAGAGCATTGGTTTATAGCCCCCGCTCGGATAGAACAATTGCGAGCCCCAAGCGTCCTAAAAGCGCCTTGGGTTTGCCGCAACGTCAAAGCAAGACGTCTCGATAGCGCCCGGCCGGGTGCGTCAGCGTTTCGAACGACCAAGGTCCTAGTGCCGCCGATTTGAAGTTCCTGACGGTATCGCCGCGGGCACTGCAGGAACTTCAAATCGAAGATCGGCACTAGAATCTTTAATTAAGCTAGTGCCCTTTGTTTTCCGAAGTTCGTACAAGGGGTGCGGCAAAGTATTACGAACTTCGGAAAACGGGCACTAGTGCGCCAGATCCTATCTCCACACTGGAAGCAGAAGATCTGGAACTTCTTCCTGGATCTGGATGCGCGCATCGACTCGACGCTGTTCTCGTCGGGCAAGGGTCTGCGCGAGCTGTACGAGCGCTACTCCACCTTCATGGACCGCTTCTATGTCGGCCGCTGGAAGCGCTGGGTCTTCATCGAGCCGTTTTCGGAAGCCGCCACGATCGGCCTCGGCGGGCTGATCCTGATGCTGGCGCTCGCGATCCCCGCGTTTCGCGAAACCGCCGATGACGACTGGCTGAAGAAATCCGATCTCGCGGTGTCGTTCCTCGACCGCTACGGCAATCCGATCGGCAGCCGCGGCATCAAGCACAATGACTCGATTCCACTGGAAGATTTTCCGGACAATCTGATCAAGGCGACGCTGGCCACTGAAGACCGCCGCTTCTACGACCATTTCGGCATCGACATCGCCGGCACCGCGCGCGCCCTCGTCACCAACGCGCAGGCCGGCGGCGTTCGCCAGGGCGGTTCGTCGATCACGCAGCAGCTGGCGAAGAACCTGTTCCTGAGCAACGAGCGCACCATTGAGCGCAAGGTGAAGGAGGCGTTCCTGGCGGTCTGGCTGGAGACGCGGCTGACCAAGAACGAGATTTTAAAACTCTATCTGGACCGCGCCTATATGGGCGGCGGCACCTTCGGCGTCGACGGCGCGGCGCATTTCTATTTCAACAAGTCGGCGCGCGACGTCAATCTCGCGGAATCCGCCATGCTGGCCGGTCTGTTCAAGGCGCCGACCAAATACGCCCCGCACATCAACCTGCCCGCCGCGCGCGCCCGCGCCAACGTCGTGCTCGACAACCTCGTCGATGCCGGCTTCATGACCGAAGGCCAGGTGTTCGGTGCCCGGCGCAACCCGGCGGTCGCCGTCGACCGCCGCGACGAGAATTCGCCGAACTACTATCTCGACTACGCCTTCGAGGAGATGCGCAAGCTGGTCGACACCTTCCCGAAATCCTATGTCGAGCGCGTCTTCGTGGTCCGCACCGCGATTGACATGAACGTGCAGCGCGCCGCCGAGGAAGCGGTCGAAAACCAGCTCCGCCAGTTCGGCCGCGATTACCATGCGACGCAAGCCTCTACCGTGGTCGCCGATCTCGACGGCGGCGTCCGTGCCATGGTGGGCGGGCGCGACTATGGCGCGAGCCAGTTCAACCGCGCGACCGACGCGATGCGCCAGCCCGGTTCGTCGTTCAAACCATATGTCTACACCACGGCGCTATTG
This portion of the Bradyrhizobium sp. AZCC 2262 genome encodes:
- a CDS encoding MDR family MFS transporter, which gives rise to MNKHQRQSREPAGQTTLPDDIGRELSHITTEVIDVSDAPSIAPPAPLSPDEVRTILMSLLLTMFLAALDQTIVATALPTIGRQFNDVSNLSWVITAYLLASTAVAPVFGTLSDIYGRRVMITVSLVLFTVGSILCAVAPNMTVLIIARGLQGLGGGGIMPVVQTVISDVVSPRERGKYQAYFSGVWMAAGLLGPVLGGVFAEHLHWSMIFWINVPLAVGALFLLLPKMGKIPVFHRRRKVDWLGGVLLMASAVVVMLVLSWGGNRYAWLSPAIMGMIGGAVALAFAFVWHARNAEEPFLPLPLLGGTVVPYAMAAGGCALGAITGLTVHLPLYYEVVYHLTASEAGLALIPLAAVSTCGAAIAGRTMARAKHYKRVAIAGTSAATIFGAVLTVTTLPLWGLLIVLSLFALGLGTTFPVSVVSLQNSVARAQIGTVTGAMNFFRALMSSFMVAAFSAILLMALGAGISLGEHRGPANAIPAADMVTAFHYVFGAATALLACAALCILLMEERPLAGPSTPAEMAE
- a CDS encoding M12 family metallopeptidase — protein: MANPIRASAILVSQSKWLNGTVLHYCFFKSGHFAVPKKQAKAIRTAFAKWKAVGIGLQFKEVSELGEAEVRIGYSVKDGDSQSSVGRDVLNDPLNSPTTVYGWDLTKDDSGTALHEIGHVLGMEHEHQNPFAGIKWHEAAVYKNLKAPPNGWTRTETFHNILEKLSPEQVQGSKWDPDSIMEYDFDPGLIAEPKRYEADGLSPPGTLSAADKKWVRKWYPPLKKSPDRLHANKPAVLDLTAGKQVNFVIEPASSRKYRIETRGASDTTLVLFEVIDGSPRYVSGDDDSGEERNAAISHKLFRGRQYVVRLRLVHPGSTGEVSLMYS
- a CDS encoding YcgN family cysteine cluster protein yields the protein MTAPPKRTSSQEGFFWKTKTLEEMSNAEWESLCDGCARCCLEKLEDEDTGKIYFTHVSCKLLDSGLCACKDYQNRSDKVPDCVRLTPENVRTLNWLPPSCGYKLVAEGRDLYWWHPLISGDPNTVHEAGVSVRDRVYGTEDEIPDEDLEDHIVQWPALLPKRARLKKRPKA
- a CDS encoding transglycosylase domain-containing protein, yielding MRQILSPHWKQKIWNFFLDLDARIDSTLFSSGKGLRELYERYSTFMDRFYVGRWKRWVFIEPFSEAATIGLGGLILMLALAIPAFRETADDDWLKKSDLAVSFLDRYGNPIGSRGIKHNDSIPLEDFPDNLIKATLATEDRRFYDHFGIDIAGTARALVTNAQAGGVRQGGSSITQQLAKNLFLSNERTIERKVKEAFLAVWLETRLTKNEILKLYLDRAYMGGGTFGVDGAAHFYFNKSARDVNLAESAMLAGLFKAPTKYAPHINLPAARARANVVLDNLVDAGFMTEGQVFGARRNPAVAVDRRDENSPNYYLDYAFEEMRKLVDTFPKSYVERVFVVRTAIDMNVQRAAEEAVENQLRQFGRDYHATQASTVVADLDGGVRAMVGGRDYGASQFNRATDAMRQPGSSFKPYVYTTALLNGFTPNSKVVDGPVCIGNWCPQNYGHSYSGSVTLTQAITRSINVVPVKLSIALGGKSPNPAKAGRVKITEVARRFGLTAPLPDTPSMPIGSDEVTVLEHAVAYATFPNKGKSVKPHAVLEVRTGAGDLVWRFDRDGKKPLQAIPASVAADMAGMMSHVVSEGTARRAALDGIPTAGKTGTTNAYRDAWFVGYTGNFTCAVWYGNDDYSPTNRMTGGSLPAQTWHDIMVVAHQGVEVKEIPGIGMGQKLPPQPASPTMANAAPKILETKPGPPPVLTKRGADILVRVEKLLDEAGKAAGKTSSNDQKQPAKPVTSGALAFPENYIAAAGDQPAPAQRKN